In Horticoccus luteus, the following proteins share a genomic window:
- the tsf gene encoding translation elongation factor Ts, with product MSSPISAQMVADLREKTGAGLLDCKKALTEANGNVEEAVTILRKKGAASAAKKADRMTKEGLIHSYIHVGGKVGVLIEVNCETDFVARNEDFKAFVNDICLQIAAANPLYVNREQVPEADLQKERDIAAAQVQGKPPAAVQKIVEGKIEKYFSTVCLLDQPFVKSPEKIVKDLVTEKITKIGENIQLRRFTRYQLGA from the coding sequence ATGAGCTCACCTATTTCCGCTCAAATGGTGGCCGATCTTCGCGAGAAGACCGGCGCCGGACTGCTCGACTGCAAAAAGGCTCTCACCGAGGCCAACGGCAACGTCGAGGAAGCCGTCACGATCCTGCGCAAGAAAGGCGCCGCTTCCGCGGCCAAGAAGGCCGATCGCATGACCAAGGAAGGCCTGATTCACAGCTACATTCACGTCGGCGGCAAAGTCGGCGTGTTGATCGAGGTGAATTGCGAGACCGACTTTGTGGCGCGCAACGAAGACTTCAAAGCGTTCGTCAACGACATCTGCCTGCAGATCGCGGCGGCCAACCCGCTTTACGTGAATCGTGAGCAGGTGCCGGAAGCTGACCTGCAAAAGGAACGCGACATCGCGGCCGCGCAGGTGCAGGGCAAGCCGCCCGCCGCCGTGCAAAAAATCGTGGAAGGCAAGATCGAGAAATATTTCTCCACGGTCTGCCTGCTCGATCAGCCGTTTGTGAAGTCGCCGGAGAAGATCGTTAAAGATCTTGTGACCGAAAAAATCACGAAGATCGGCGAGAACATCCAGCTCCGCCGTTTCACGCGCTACCAACTGGGCGCCTGA
- the rpsA gene encoding 30S ribosomal protein S1 produces the protein MSSVMQELLAQSSFDKLKEGAIVPGVITEIRQNEVVVDIGGKSEALIPASEFIDIGELQIGSTIEVLLEKLEDKGGNPVVSYDKAEQKKNWDNILTRFPEGSVATGRVKAKVKGGLIISIGVDAFMPASHIDVQPPKNLDQYVGQTYDFKVLKINLERKNIVLSRRELIEQQRAEKRRALLESIQPGQVRKGVVKNITDFGAFIDLDGMDGLLHITDMSWGRISHPSEMLKQGEEVQVMIIEVNRDKERVSLGLKQTTKNPWDEIDRKFPVGAKVHGKVVNLVPYGAFVEIEPGVEGLVHITEMSWTKRISKPSELLKVGQEVDAVVLGIQKDEQKISLGLRQLEPNPWDMVRHNYPMGARVRGKVRNMTTYGAFIELEEGIDGMVHVSDMSWTRKVNHPSEVLKKGDEVDAIVLDVDSNQQRISLGMKQLAQDPWSDIDAVFRIGDVVKGTVTKITSFGAFVELKDGIDGLVHISQISEDRIDKVKDVLKPGQEVTARVIKIDRDERRLGLSIKAANYSDQELAAETASYDAMNRSGGAGSDMMNLGDILDEAAKKE, from the coding sequence ATGAGTTCAGTAATGCAAGAGCTGCTCGCTCAATCGTCCTTCGACAAGTTGAAGGAAGGCGCGATTGTGCCGGGCGTCATCACCGAAATCCGCCAGAACGAAGTCGTCGTTGATATTGGCGGCAAGTCCGAGGCGCTGATCCCCGCGTCGGAATTCATCGACATCGGCGAGCTGCAAATCGGCTCAACGATCGAAGTCCTGCTCGAAAAGTTGGAGGACAAAGGCGGCAACCCCGTCGTTTCCTACGACAAAGCCGAGCAAAAGAAAAACTGGGACAACATCCTGACCCGCTTCCCGGAAGGCTCCGTCGCCACCGGCCGGGTGAAGGCCAAGGTCAAGGGCGGCCTGATCATCAGCATCGGCGTCGATGCGTTCATGCCCGCGTCGCACATCGACGTGCAGCCCCCGAAGAACCTCGATCAATACGTGGGCCAGACCTACGATTTCAAGGTTCTCAAAATCAATCTCGAGCGGAAGAACATCGTTCTGTCCCGCCGCGAGCTCATCGAGCAGCAACGCGCCGAAAAGCGCCGTGCCTTGCTCGAATCCATCCAGCCCGGTCAGGTCCGCAAGGGCGTGGTCAAGAACATCACCGATTTCGGTGCGTTCATCGATCTCGACGGCATGGACGGTCTCCTCCACATCACCGATATGTCGTGGGGCCGCATTTCCCACCCGAGCGAAATGCTCAAGCAGGGTGAAGAAGTGCAGGTCATGATCATCGAAGTGAACCGCGACAAAGAACGCGTTTCCCTCGGGCTCAAGCAGACCACGAAAAATCCGTGGGACGAGATCGATCGCAAATTCCCGGTCGGTGCGAAGGTCCACGGTAAAGTGGTCAACCTTGTGCCTTACGGCGCGTTTGTGGAAATCGAGCCCGGCGTCGAAGGCCTCGTGCACATCACCGAGATGTCTTGGACGAAGCGCATTTCGAAACCTTCCGAGCTCCTCAAAGTGGGTCAGGAAGTCGATGCGGTCGTTCTCGGCATCCAGAAGGACGAGCAAAAGATTTCGCTCGGCCTCCGCCAGCTCGAGCCGAATCCGTGGGACATGGTTCGCCATAACTACCCCATGGGTGCGCGCGTGCGCGGCAAGGTGCGCAACATGACCACCTACGGCGCTTTCATCGAACTCGAAGAAGGCATCGACGGCATGGTGCACGTCTCCGACATGAGCTGGACCCGCAAGGTCAATCACCCGTCGGAAGTCCTCAAGAAGGGCGACGAAGTCGACGCGATCGTGCTCGACGTGGATTCCAACCAGCAGCGCATCAGCCTTGGCATGAAGCAGCTCGCGCAGGATCCGTGGTCCGACATCGACGCCGTCTTCCGGATAGGCGACGTGGTGAAGGGCACCGTGACCAAGATCACCTCGTTCGGCGCCTTCGTGGAGCTGAAGGATGGCATCGATGGTTTGGTGCACATCTCGCAGATCAGCGAAGACCGCATCGACAAGGTGAAAGACGTCCTCAAGCCCGGTCAGGAAGTGACGGCGCGCGTGATCAAGATCGACCGCGACGAACGTCGCCTCGGCCTCTCGATCAAGGCGGCCAACTACTCCGATCAGGAACTCGCGGCGGAAACGGCCAGCTACGATGCGATGAACCGCAGCGGCGGCGCCGGCTCCGACATGATGAACCTCGGCGACATTCTCGACGAGGCCGCCAAGAAGGAGTAA
- a CDS encoding agmatine deiminase family protein produces MATRNSRPRKSTATPAALGFRMPAEWAPQAAVWLSWPHKRASWPGQFRPVPYAMAKIVAEISRREDVRINAAAALHARAKRLCTAAGADMARVTFYDHPTNDAWCRDHGPIFVKHTKTGEVALTDWRYNAWGDKYPPYDLDNEIPPSIARALELRRFENDMVLEGGSIDVNGEGLLLTSEQCLLNKNRNPQLTREEIEQNLRDFLGVQTVLWVGDGILGDDTDGHIDDITRFFRADGFITCVEANRRDANHKILEENLERLRGFRTPAGKRFEIVTLPMPKPLAFQGQRVPASYANFLIINGAVLVPTFQQKKRDAEACEIIGDCFPGREVVPIDCYHLIWGLGTLHCLSQQQPA; encoded by the coding sequence ATGGCAACTCGAAACTCCCGGCCCCGAAAATCAACCGCCACGCCGGCCGCGCTCGGCTTTCGCATGCCGGCGGAATGGGCGCCGCAGGCGGCCGTCTGGTTGTCGTGGCCGCACAAGCGTGCTTCGTGGCCCGGACAGTTTCGGCCCGTGCCGTATGCGATGGCGAAGATCGTCGCCGAGATCTCGCGACGTGAGGACGTGCGGATCAACGCGGCGGCGGCGTTGCACGCACGAGCGAAACGGTTGTGCACCGCAGCCGGAGCAGACATGGCGCGGGTGACGTTTTACGATCATCCGACGAACGATGCGTGGTGTCGCGATCACGGCCCGATTTTCGTGAAGCACACGAAGACCGGGGAAGTGGCTTTGACCGACTGGCGCTACAATGCTTGGGGCGACAAATATCCGCCTTACGATTTGGATAACGAGATCCCACCGAGCATCGCGCGGGCGTTGGAATTGCGCCGGTTCGAGAACGACATGGTGCTCGAAGGCGGGTCGATCGACGTCAACGGGGAGGGGCTGCTGCTGACGAGCGAGCAATGCCTGTTGAACAAGAATCGCAACCCGCAGCTCACCCGCGAAGAGATCGAGCAGAACCTGCGCGATTTTCTGGGCGTGCAAACTGTGCTCTGGGTCGGCGATGGCATATTAGGCGACGACACGGACGGACACATTGACGACATCACGCGTTTCTTCCGCGCGGACGGTTTTATCACGTGTGTCGAAGCGAACCGGCGCGACGCCAATCACAAGATTCTCGAGGAGAATCTGGAGCGGTTGCGCGGTTTCCGGACGCCGGCGGGGAAGCGGTTTGAGATCGTCACACTGCCGATGCCGAAGCCGCTCGCGTTTCAGGGGCAGCGGGTGCCGGCGAGTTACGCGAATTTTCTGATCATCAATGGCGCGGTGCTGGTGCCGACGTTCCAACAAAAGAAGCGCGATGCGGAAGCGTGCGAGATCATCGGTGACTGTTTTCCCGGGCGCGAGGTCGTGCCGATCGACTGTTACCATTTGATTTGGGGCCTCGGGACCTTGCATTGTCTTTCGCAACAACAACCCGCCTGA
- a CDS encoding DUF983 domain-containing protein, giving the protein MHVTRSQIIQRGFTHRCPNCGGRTLFRAGTMFKVNRACTACGLPIERDEGSFLGSMALNYGVTVLVYLLPLVVLGATGVLSAKVALIAGLVGAFVFPALFYRSSRSWWIMCYYFFLPQHLPANRRAVRADEDENI; this is encoded by the coding sequence ATGCATGTGACTCGAAGCCAGATCATCCAGCGCGGATTCACCCACCGGTGCCCCAATTGCGGCGGCCGCACCCTGTTTCGGGCAGGAACGATGTTCAAAGTAAACCGTGCGTGCACCGCCTGCGGACTGCCGATCGAGCGCGATGAAGGTTCCTTTCTCGGCTCCATGGCGCTCAATTACGGGGTGACGGTGTTGGTATATCTGCTGCCGCTGGTCGTGCTGGGCGCCACGGGTGTGTTGAGCGCGAAGGTGGCACTGATCGCGGGCCTGGTCGGCGCGTTCGTCTTTCCGGCGCTTTTCTACCGCTCGTCGCGGAGTTGGTGGATCATGTGCTATTATTTTTTTCTGCCGCAGCATTTGCCGGCCAATCGCAGGGCAGTGCGTGCGGACGAAGATGAAAATATCTGA
- the rpsB gene encoding 30S ribosomal protein S2: MNITPKDLLDAGVHFGHQTKRWNPRSKPFVFDHRQGITIIDLGKTYDALQKATSFIEDTVANGGNVLFVGTKRQAQEIVREAANATGMPFCVDRWLGGTLTNYETVKRSIAKFKKYQQMETSGELAKLSSKEEASIKREMTRMRRNFSGIVDMGGLPSAMFVVDVSHEKIAVAEAARSGIPCAAIVDTNSDPSTVSHPIPGNDDAVKSVRIIVEAITAAVQSGLAQRDTRRAARGASDLKAATAAVAAAAGIEPTAEGEATADQAVETSEDAETEVTETTVAKKKTTRAKKAPVKAE; this comes from the coding sequence ATGAATATCACACCTAAAGACCTGCTCGATGCCGGCGTCCATTTCGGACACCAGACCAAGCGCTGGAATCCGCGCTCCAAGCCGTTCGTTTTCGATCACCGGCAGGGTATCACCATCATCGACCTCGGCAAGACCTACGATGCCTTGCAGAAGGCGACGTCCTTCATCGAGGACACCGTGGCCAACGGCGGCAACGTGCTCTTTGTCGGCACCAAGCGTCAGGCCCAGGAAATCGTGCGTGAAGCGGCCAACGCCACCGGCATGCCGTTCTGCGTCGACCGCTGGCTCGGCGGCACCTTGACCAATTACGAGACGGTCAAGCGTTCGATCGCCAAGTTTAAGAAATATCAGCAGATGGAAACGAGCGGCGAACTCGCCAAGCTGTCCTCGAAAGAAGAGGCGTCCATCAAGCGCGAGATGACCCGCATGCGGCGTAATTTCAGCGGCATCGTCGACATGGGCGGCCTGCCGTCGGCGATGTTTGTGGTCGACGTCAGCCATGAGAAAATCGCGGTCGCCGAGGCGGCGCGTTCCGGCATTCCGTGCGCCGCGATCGTCGATACCAATTCCGACCCCAGCACGGTTTCGCATCCGATCCCGGGCAATGACGACGCGGTGAAATCCGTGCGCATCATCGTCGAAGCGATCACGGCGGCGGTCCAAAGCGGCCTCGCCCAGCGTGACACGCGCCGGGCGGCGCGGGGCGCCTCCGATCTGAAAGCGGCGACGGCAGCAGTCGCCGCGGCGGCGGGGATCGAGCCGACGGCCGAAGGAGAGGCGACCGCCGACCAAGCGGTCGAAACCTCCGAGGACGCCGAGACCGAAGTCACTGAGACCACGGTTGCCAAAAAGAAAACCACCCGCGCGAAGAAGGCGCCCGTCAAGGCCGAATAA